A genomic segment from Stenotrophomonas maltophilia encodes:
- a CDS encoding alpha/beta fold hydrolase, translating to MTDRIPLLLLPGLLNDAELWRAQLADLADIADCTVGDQTRGETLQAVAEDVLAQAPERVALAGFSLGGFVAQQILRIAPERVLQLALIDTSIHADSPERADQRRSQRASVRLPGKFHGFGDVLMRSYIDASRLDDYVLVQRVRDMTARLGADVFLRQSALERRDGHDVLAGYRDPLLIVCGANDRITPLAVSEEMHAMVPHSQLVVVPDCGHLAPMEKPDEVSAAMRGWLLQGGR from the coding sequence ATGACCGACCGTATCCCCCTGTTGCTGCTGCCCGGCCTGCTCAACGATGCCGAGCTGTGGCGCGCGCAGCTGGCCGACCTGGCCGATATCGCCGACTGCACCGTGGGCGACCAGACCCGAGGCGAGACCCTGCAGGCGGTGGCCGAGGACGTGCTGGCGCAGGCACCGGAGCGCGTTGCGCTGGCCGGGTTCTCGCTGGGTGGCTTCGTGGCCCAGCAGATCCTGCGCATCGCGCCGGAACGGGTGTTGCAGTTGGCGCTGATCGACACCTCGATCCACGCCGACTCACCCGAGCGGGCCGACCAGCGCCGCAGCCAACGTGCCAGCGTGCGCCTGCCGGGAAAATTCCACGGCTTCGGTGACGTGCTGATGCGCAGCTACATCGATGCTTCGCGGCTGGATGACTATGTGCTGGTGCAACGCGTGCGTGACATGACCGCCCGCCTGGGCGCGGATGTCTTCCTGCGCCAGAGCGCACTGGAGCGCCGCGATGGCCATGACGTGCTGGCTGGCTACCGCGATCCGCTGCTGATCGTGTGCGGCGCGAACGATCGCATCACGCCGCTGGCGGTGAGCGAGGAAATGCACGCGATGGTGCCGCACTCGCAGCTGGTGGTGGTGCCCGACTGTGGGCACCTGGCGCCGATGGAGAAGCCGGACGAGGTCAGTGCGGCGATGCGTGGGTGGCTGCTGCAGGGCGGGAGGTAG
- the dkgB gene encoding 2,5-didehydrogluconate reductase DkgB — protein MTVPAFGLGTFRLKDQTVIDSVRNALEVGYRAIDTAQIYGNEAEVGQAIADSGVPRDEIYLTTKVWITEFKRDALLASLRTSLEKLRTDQVDLALIHWPSPNDKVDVPMEEYLTALAEAKAQGLTREIGISNFTIAQTRKAIGILGADAIATNQIEIHPYLQNRLLVKFLQDNGIHITAYMSLAYGEVIKDPVIQAIAGRHQATPAQIALAWALQQGFSVIPSSTKRGNLSANLEAAAIRLTDEDMAQIARLDRGHRLANPEGIAPAWD, from the coding sequence ATGACTGTCCCCGCCTTCGGTCTCGGCACCTTCCGCCTGAAAGACCAGACCGTGATCGACTCCGTGCGCAACGCGCTGGAGGTCGGTTACCGCGCCATCGATACCGCACAGATCTACGGCAACGAAGCCGAAGTCGGCCAGGCCATCGCCGATTCCGGCGTGCCGCGCGATGAGATCTACCTGACCACCAAGGTCTGGATCACCGAGTTCAAGCGCGATGCGCTGCTCGCCAGCCTGCGCACCAGCCTGGAAAAGCTCCGCACTGACCAGGTGGATCTGGCGCTGATCCACTGGCCGTCGCCGAACGACAAGGTCGACGTGCCGATGGAGGAGTACTTGACCGCACTGGCCGAGGCCAAGGCACAGGGCCTGACCCGCGAGATCGGCATCTCGAACTTCACCATCGCGCAGACCCGCAAGGCGATCGGCATCCTCGGTGCCGACGCCATCGCCACCAACCAGATCGAGATCCACCCGTACCTGCAGAACCGCCTGCTGGTGAAGTTCCTGCAGGACAACGGCATCCATATCACCGCCTACATGAGCCTGGCCTATGGCGAAGTGATCAAGGACCCGGTGATCCAGGCCATTGCCGGCCGGCACCAGGCCACCCCGGCGCAGATCGCACTGGCGTGGGCGTTGCAGCAGGGCTTCTCGGTGATCCCGTCGTCGACCAAGCGCGGGAACCTGTCGGCCAACCTGGAAGCGGCAGCGATCCGCCTGACCGATGAAGACATGGCACAGATTGCCCGGCTCGATCGCGGCCATCGCCTGGCGAATCCGGAAGGGATTGCCCCGGCCTGGGATTGA
- a CDS encoding YbjQ family protein, translating to MADPYNSGTPSPPALRFDDSLVTTAFELPGHRVVRNLGVVRGITVRSRSIVGNFLGGIQTIFGGNITIYTELCEQAREETYRDMVKHARQLGANAIIGMRYDATDVMTGLTEVLCYGTAVVVEPLR from the coding sequence ATGGCAGACCCCTACAACAGCGGCACCCCTTCCCCGCCCGCACTGCGCTTCGACGATTCACTGGTCACCACGGCCTTCGAGCTGCCCGGGCACCGTGTGGTGCGCAACCTCGGTGTGGTGCGCGGCATCACCGTGCGCTCGCGCTCAATCGTCGGCAACTTCCTGGGCGGCATCCAGACGATCTTCGGTGGCAACATCACCATCTACACCGAACTGTGCGAACAGGCTCGCGAGGAAACCTACCGCGACATGGTCAAGCATGCGCGGCAGCTGGGCGCCAACGCGATCATCGGCATGCGCTACGACGCCACCGATGTGATGACCGGACTGACCGAAGTGCTGTGCTATGGCACGGCGGTGGTGGTGGAACCGTTGCGGTGA
- a CDS encoding monovalent cation:proton antiporter-2 (CPA2) family protein, with protein sequence MHSGGLELALVLLLAAVIAVPVFKKFGFGAVLGYLAAGVVLGPDGLGFVQDADRILGAAEIGVVMLLFVIGLELSPARLKVMRRSVFGAGAAQVALSGLVLGGLLLLDHFQWKSALVVGVALALSSTAVGLQLLSEHKAINSDHGRLGFAILLFQDLIAIPLLAAIPLLGGVKNETLRIEDAMVALGALAVVILCGRPVLRKVFSIIARTRSPEVFTATALLVVLGTAWFMQEAGLSPSLGAFLAGVLLSDSEFRHELEAQIEPFKGLLLGLFFIAVGMGIDLDRIAAEPWLIAAGVAILLVVKFGLLYAIGRIAKLSSRQSLLLGSVLWLGGEFAFVVFNEAQRAHLLGNANHDRLVAIVGLSMAITPLLMIALLKLLGQEKATPRAAAEADKVAPDNRPKVLIAGMGRFGQVIARLLTAQKVPFVALEANPDTVADLRRFGNQLYYGDPTRPEMLRAAGGEHIDVFVITVDDPETNLRAVRMVRRLYPDAKVLARARNRQHAWRLMDMSAEPFREVFGTSLEMSGRVLTALGVAPDVAERHVQRFREHDEQLLRDQYLVYDDEAAVIQTSRDARNDLMHLFEADAESDGDKER encoded by the coding sequence ATGCATAGCGGTGGTCTGGAACTGGCCCTGGTGCTGCTGCTGGCGGCGGTCATCGCCGTGCCGGTGTTCAAGAAGTTCGGCTTCGGCGCGGTGCTGGGCTACCTCGCCGCCGGCGTGGTGCTGGGCCCGGACGGGCTGGGCTTCGTGCAGGATGCCGACCGCATCCTTGGCGCCGCCGAGATCGGCGTGGTGATGCTGCTGTTCGTGATCGGCCTGGAGCTGTCGCCGGCACGCCTGAAGGTGATGCGGCGCTCGGTGTTCGGCGCCGGTGCGGCGCAGGTGGCGCTGTCCGGGCTGGTGCTGGGCGGCCTGCTGCTGCTCGATCACTTCCAGTGGAAGAGCGCGCTGGTGGTGGGCGTGGCGCTGGCGCTGTCATCCACCGCGGTGGGCCTGCAGCTGCTGTCCGAGCACAAGGCGATCAACAGCGACCATGGCCGGCTCGGGTTCGCCATCCTGCTGTTCCAGGACCTGATCGCGATCCCGCTGCTGGCGGCCATCCCGCTGCTGGGCGGGGTGAAGAACGAGACCCTGCGCATCGAGGATGCGATGGTGGCACTGGGTGCGCTGGCGGTGGTGATCCTGTGCGGGCGACCGGTGCTGCGCAAGGTGTTCAGCATCATCGCGCGCACCCGCAGCCCGGAAGTGTTCACCGCCACCGCCCTGCTGGTGGTGCTCGGCACTGCCTGGTTCATGCAGGAAGCTGGCCTCAGCCCCAGCCTGGGCGCGTTCCTGGCCGGCGTGCTGCTGTCCGATTCGGAGTTCCGGCACGAACTGGAAGCGCAGATCGAGCCGTTCAAGGGCCTGCTGCTGGGGCTGTTCTTCATCGCCGTGGGCATGGGCATCGACTTGGACCGCATTGCCGCCGAGCCGTGGCTGATCGCCGCTGGCGTGGCGATCCTGCTGGTGGTCAAGTTCGGCCTGCTGTACGCAATCGGGCGTATCGCCAAACTCAGTTCGCGGCAGTCACTGCTGCTGGGCAGCGTGCTGTGGCTGGGCGGCGAGTTCGCCTTCGTGGTGTTCAACGAAGCGCAGCGCGCGCACCTGCTGGGCAACGCCAACCACGACCGGCTGGTAGCGATCGTCGGCCTGTCGATGGCGATCACGCCGCTGCTGATGATCGCGCTGCTCAAGCTGCTGGGCCAGGAAAAGGCCACGCCGCGCGCGGCGGCCGAGGCCGACAAGGTGGCGCCGGACAACCGGCCCAAGGTGCTGATCGCCGGCATGGGACGCTTCGGCCAGGTAATTGCACGCCTGCTGACCGCGCAGAAGGTGCCGTTCGTCGCGCTGGAGGCGAACCCGGACACCGTGGCCGACCTGCGCCGCTTCGGCAACCAGCTGTACTACGGCGACCCGACCCGGCCGGAGATGCTGCGCGCTGCGGGCGGCGAACACATCGATGTGTTCGTGATCACCGTGGACGACCCGGAGACCAACCTGCGCGCGGTACGCATGGTGCGCCGGCTGTACCCGGACGCGAAGGTGCTGGCGCGTGCACGCAACCGCCAGCATGCATGGCGCCTGATGGACATGTCGGCCGAGCCGTTCCGCGAGGTGTTCGGCACCAGCCTGGAGATGAGCGGCCGCGTGCTGACCGCGCTGGGCGTGGCACCGGACGTGGCCGAGCGCCATGTGCAACGCTTCCGCGAACACGACGAACAGCTGCTGCGCGACCAGTACCTGGTGTACGACGATGAAGCGGCGGTGATCCAGACCTCGCGCGATGCACGCAACGACCTGATGCACCTGTTCGAGGCCGACGCGGAAAGCGACGGCGACAAGGAGCGCTGA
- the mgtE gene encoding magnesium transporter: MNQKQLLRPVADAAALAAPLANYNTADAVEFLNTLELTRAAETLAALPLPRAVKMLEAPELQRSGELVAVLPPARAAALLGLMADDRATDIVHELDEDERARLIPLLGTDARQAIQKLLSYPPNTAGALMTTEYVGVPASWTVAQTLQHIRQVERTRETVYAIYVLDPASQQLQQVVTMRRLITGLPEESILDVAQVNPPVTVDALMDQEEVARLIRRHDLLAIPVVDAQQQMLGIVTVDDVLDALIEESTEDAHKFGGMEALDKPYMQIGFLEMLRKRAGWLSVLFLGEMLTASAMQHYEDELARAVVLTLFIPLIMSSGGNSGSQATSLLIRSLALRELRLRDWWKVALREIPTGMVLGAILGCLAIVRIVIWQLGGLHDYGEHWILLAITIGAALVGIVTFGSLSGSMLPFILKRFGFDPASASAPFVATLVDVTGLVIYFSIAAMILHGTLL, encoded by the coding sequence ATGAACCAGAAGCAATTGCTGCGCCCGGTGGCCGATGCCGCCGCACTGGCCGCGCCGCTGGCGAACTACAACACCGCCGACGCGGTGGAATTCCTCAACACGCTGGAACTGACCCGCGCCGCCGAAACGCTGGCCGCGCTGCCGTTGCCGCGTGCGGTGAAGATGCTCGAAGCGCCCGAACTGCAGCGCAGCGGCGAGCTGGTGGCCGTGCTGCCGCCGGCCCGCGCCGCCGCCCTGCTTGGGCTGATGGCCGACGACCGCGCCACCGACATCGTCCACGAGCTGGACGAGGACGAGCGCGCGCGGCTGATCCCGCTGCTGGGCACCGACGCCCGCCAGGCCATCCAGAAGCTGCTCAGCTACCCGCCCAACACCGCCGGCGCGCTGATGACCACCGAGTACGTGGGCGTGCCTGCCAGCTGGACCGTGGCGCAGACCCTGCAGCACATCCGCCAGGTCGAGCGCACCCGCGAGACGGTGTACGCGATCTACGTGCTGGACCCCGCCAGTCAGCAGCTGCAGCAGGTGGTGACCATGCGCCGGTTGATCACTGGCCTGCCCGAGGAGTCAATCCTGGACGTGGCCCAGGTCAATCCGCCGGTGACAGTGGACGCGCTGATGGACCAGGAAGAGGTGGCGCGGCTGATCCGCCGCCACGACCTGCTGGCGATTCCAGTGGTCGACGCGCAGCAGCAGATGCTGGGCATCGTCACCGTGGACGACGTGCTCGATGCGCTGATCGAGGAGTCCACCGAGGACGCGCACAAGTTCGGCGGCATGGAAGCGCTGGACAAGCCGTACATGCAGATCGGCTTCCTCGAGATGCTGCGCAAGCGCGCCGGTTGGCTGAGCGTGCTGTTCCTGGGTGAGATGCTGACCGCCAGCGCGATGCAGCACTACGAGGACGAACTGGCACGCGCAGTGGTGCTGACCCTGTTCATCCCACTGATCATGAGTTCGGGCGGCAATTCCGGTTCGCAGGCCACCTCGCTGCTGATCCGCAGCTTGGCGCTGCGCGAACTGCGCCTGCGCGACTGGTGGAAAGTGGCCCTGCGCGAGATCCCGACCGGCATGGTGCTGGGCGCCATCCTTGGCTGCCTGGCCATCGTGCGCATCGTGATCTGGCAGCTGGGCGGCCTGCACGACTACGGCGAGCACTGGATCCTGCTGGCGATCACCATCGGTGCCGCGCTGGTCGGCATCGTCACCTTCGGTTCGCTGTCCGGCTCGATGCTGCCGTTCATCCTGAAGCGGTTCGGCTTCGACCCGGCCAGCGCCTCGGCCCCGTTCGTGGCCACTTTGGTGGATGTGACCGGCCTGGTGATCTATTTCAGCATCGCCGCGATGATCCTGCACGGCACGCTGCTGTAA
- a CDS encoding bifunctional acetate--CoA ligase family protein/GNAT family N-acetyltransferase, translating into MSTYHLQSVFRPQSVAVIGGSPRERSAGRAVMRNLRGTGFPGKVAWINPRHAEIDGIRTIKRLKDLDWVPDLVVITAPAAIVPQVVRTAAERGVQAAIILTAHLGEGPGSLSAQVEAVARKHGLRILGPHCLGVIAPHARLNASIAAHFPQAGDLALISESSAIAAALVEWGVARSVGFSAVVSLGDTMDVDFGDLLDYFATDYRTRAILLYVEQIKDARKFMSAARAAARAKPVVVVKSGRAERVQPGSRDTHVQALARADDVYGAAFNRAGLLRVSALDELFTAAESLGRLGTFPGRRLAILSNGGGVGRLAVDQLVALRGTLANLSDSTVEKLDAVLPQGWSRSNPVDIVVDADGDRYAAAIEALLADNENDAVMVVNVPTAFTSSADAAQALTRTLGLRPRHHRDKPVFAVWLGNDDQATATLNAARVPTYPTEAEAVRGFQHLVRYREAQNALMETPPSLPQDFNVDAAAARALVDAALANGQQWLDPLATHELLKAYGIPSAPVMHARDAHEAMDLAQPLLERGATVALKILSPDIPHKSEVDGVRLNLSTLPAVQSAANAILSRARQLRPDARIDGLLVQPTIVRPKARELIVGIADDATFGPVIVVGRGGTAVEVINDKALALPPLDLRLAHELIGQTRASRILKAYGDVPAADERALALALVKLAQLAADIPEVRTLDINPLLVDGKGILALDARVAVAPSRILHKGRGHPRFSVFPYPKEWERTIELSDGGRAFVRPVRPEDDALFRAFFARVSDEDLRLRFFQSVKHFSHEFIARLTQLDYARSIALVAIEPRSGEMLGAVRLHADADYHRGEYGILIRSDLKGHGIGWRLMAIMIEYAKWLGLDVVEGQVLRENSTMLAMCQSLGFKTRLDPDDPTVMMVTLPVQQVEVPETPL; encoded by the coding sequence ATGAGTACCTACCACCTGCAGTCCGTGTTCCGCCCGCAGTCGGTCGCGGTGATCGGCGGCAGCCCGCGCGAGCGTTCGGCCGGCCGTGCGGTGATGCGCAATCTGCGCGGCACCGGCTTCCCCGGCAAGGTGGCGTGGATCAACCCGCGGCATGCCGAGATCGATGGCATCCGCACGATCAAGCGGCTGAAGGACCTGGACTGGGTGCCCGACCTGGTGGTGATCACCGCGCCCGCGGCGATCGTGCCGCAGGTGGTACGCACTGCTGCCGAACGTGGCGTGCAGGCGGCGATCATCCTCACCGCGCACCTGGGCGAAGGCCCGGGTTCGTTGTCCGCACAGGTGGAGGCGGTGGCGCGCAAGCATGGCCTGCGCATCCTCGGGCCGCATTGCCTGGGCGTCATCGCGCCGCACGCGCGACTCAATGCCAGTATCGCCGCACATTTCCCGCAGGCAGGCGACCTCGCCCTGATCTCCGAATCCTCCGCCATTGCCGCCGCGCTGGTGGAGTGGGGCGTGGCGCGCTCGGTCGGGTTCTCCGCCGTGGTCTCGCTGGGCGACACGATGGACGTCGACTTTGGCGATCTGCTCGATTACTTCGCCACCGACTACCGCACCCGCGCCATCCTGCTCTATGTCGAGCAGATCAAGGACGCGCGCAAATTCATGTCGGCCGCGCGTGCCGCCGCCCGCGCCAAGCCGGTGGTGGTGGTGAAGTCCGGCCGCGCCGAGCGCGTGCAGCCAGGTAGCCGCGATACCCATGTGCAGGCCCTGGCCCGCGCCGATGATGTGTACGGTGCAGCGTTCAACCGTGCCGGCCTGCTGCGTGTCAGCGCGCTGGACGAACTGTTCACTGCTGCCGAATCGCTGGGCCGGTTGGGGACCTTCCCCGGTCGCCGCCTGGCCATCCTCAGCAATGGCGGTGGTGTTGGCCGTCTCGCCGTGGATCAGTTGGTCGCATTGCGTGGCACGCTGGCCAACCTGTCCGACAGCACGGTCGAGAAACTCGACGCCGTACTGCCGCAGGGCTGGTCGCGCAGCAATCCGGTGGACATCGTGGTCGACGCCGATGGTGACCGCTATGCCGCGGCCATCGAAGCGCTGCTGGCCGACAACGAGAATGACGCGGTGATGGTGGTCAACGTACCCACCGCATTCACCTCCTCCGCAGACGCTGCGCAGGCACTCACCCGCACGCTCGGCCTGCGCCCGCGCCACCACCGCGACAAGCCGGTGTTCGCAGTGTGGCTGGGCAACGATGACCAGGCCACTGCCACGCTCAACGCGGCGCGGGTGCCGACCTATCCGACCGAGGCGGAGGCAGTACGTGGCTTCCAGCATCTGGTGCGTTACCGCGAAGCGCAGAACGCCTTGATGGAAACGCCACCCAGCCTGCCGCAGGACTTCAATGTCGATGCGGCAGCCGCGCGTGCACTGGTCGATGCTGCGCTGGCCAATGGCCAGCAATGGCTGGACCCGCTGGCTACGCATGAGCTGCTCAAGGCCTACGGCATTCCGTCCGCGCCGGTGATGCATGCACGCGATGCGCACGAGGCGATGGACCTGGCGCAACCGCTGCTGGAGCGCGGTGCCACGGTCGCGCTGAAGATTCTCTCGCCGGATATTCCGCACAAGTCGGAAGTGGATGGTGTGCGCCTCAACCTGTCCACGCTGCCGGCGGTGCAGAGCGCGGCCAACGCGATCCTGTCGCGTGCGCGCCAGCTGCGGCCGGATGCGCGCATCGACGGCCTGCTGGTGCAGCCGACCATCGTGCGTCCGAAGGCGCGTGAGCTGATCGTCGGCATTGCCGATGACGCAACGTTCGGCCCGGTGATCGTGGTCGGTCGTGGCGGTACCGCGGTCGAAGTGATCAACGACAAGGCGCTGGCGCTGCCACCGCTGGACCTGCGCCTGGCCCATGAGTTGATCGGCCAGACCCGTGCCTCGCGCATCCTCAAGGCCTACGGCGATGTGCCCGCCGCCGACGAGCGCGCACTGGCGCTGGCGCTGGTCAAGCTGGCACAGCTGGCCGCCGACATTCCCGAAGTGCGCACGCTGGACATCAATCCGCTGCTGGTCGACGGCAAGGGCATCCTCGCCCTCGACGCGCGCGTGGCGGTGGCGCCGTCGCGCATCCTGCACAAGGGCCGTGGCCATCCACGCTTCTCGGTGTTCCCATACCCGAAGGAGTGGGAGCGCACCATCGAACTGTCCGATGGCGGCCGCGCCTTCGTGCGCCCGGTGCGGCCGGAGGACGACGCACTGTTCCGCGCGTTCTTCGCTCGTGTCAGCGACGAGGACCTGCGCCTGCGCTTCTTCCAGTCGGTGAAGCACTTCAGCCACGAGTTCATCGCCCGCCTGACCCAGCTCGACTACGCACGCTCGATCGCGCTGGTGGCGATCGAACCGCGCAGTGGCGAGATGCTGGGTGCGGTGCGCCTGCACGCCGACGCGGATTACCACCGTGGCGAGTACGGCATCCTGATCCGCTCGGACCTGAAGGGCCACGGCATCGGCTGGCGACTGATGGCGATCATGATCGAGTACGCCAAGTGGCTGGGCCTGGACGTGGTCGAAGGCCAGGTGCTGCGCGAGAACAGCACCATGCTGGCGATGTGCCAGAGCCTGGGCTTCAAGACCCGGCTGGACCCGGACGACCCGACGGTGATGATGGTGACCCTGCCGGTGCAGCAGGTCGAGGTGCCTGAAACCCCATTGTAG